A stretch of DNA from Thermanaerothrix sp.:
ACCTCCCGGCCCCTCAGGGGCCTTTATGTCTTTTATCCTTTATCTTCACGGCCATCGAGCCCCCCGGCTGCGGACCTGGCACACCCAAATTCTACCCCACCTGGGGGAGTTGACAAAACAAAGAATTCAGGTATTCTAATACCAGAATATGATCATGCCCGAGGTGGATGAAGATGAGGGACGTCATAAGGCTTTCGGAGGCGGCGTCGCTGGGGCTCCACGCCCTGGTGCTCTTAGCGAAGCCCGGGGTTGGGAGGCTCACGGTCAAGGACATGGCGGAGCAGATGGGGGCCTCGGTGGCGCACCTTTCCAAGGTGGTTCAGCAGCTGTCGAAGCTGGGGTTCGTAAGGTCCAAGAGCGGCCCCGGCGGCGGGATGGAGCTTCAGCGGCATCCCAGGGAGGTAAGCCTGCTTGAGATCTACGAGGCCCTGGAGGGGCCCTACCGGGTTGGGGGGTGCCCCCTCGGGAGGGAGGTATGCCCCTTCAATCGGGGGTGCATCTTCGGCGGTCTTTTCGAGAACGTGCAGGATCAGGTGACCAAGTTCCTTAAGGACACGACCCTTGAGGACTTCTGGAGAGAGGAGAAGGGGGATCAGTGAGATGCCGGTAAGGCGGGTTATAAGGATCGACAAGGACAAGTGCGACGGCTGCGGCCTTTGCGTGTCCGCGTGCCACGAGGGGGCCATACAGCTGGTGGACGGCAAGGCTGAGCTGGTGAGCGACTCCTACTGCGACGGCCTTGGGGACTGCATAGGGGAGTGCCCCAGGGGGGCCATAACCTTCGAGGAGCGGGAGGCCCTCCCCTACGACGAGGAGGCGGTGAAGGCCCGGAAGGCGGAAGCGGGGGGAGCCAAGGCGGGTACGCTGCCCTGCGGATGCCCCGGCACCATGGCCCGGTCCCTTGGTGGGCATGAGGGCCCTTCTAAGGCGCCCAAGCCCAATGGGCCCAGCCTTCTTAGGAACTGGCCGGTGCAGCTCAGGCTTGTGCCCGCCAACGCCCCCTACCTCAAGGGCGCCAAGGTTTTGCTGGCCTCGGACTGCTCCGCCGTGGCGACAAGGGGCTTCCAGGAGCGGCTGCTGGAGGACCGGGTGTGCCTCATGGCCTGCCCCAAGCTGGACGACACCTCCACCTACGTGGATAAGCTGGCGGAGATCATAAGGGGCGGCGTCCAGGACGTACGGGTTGCCATAATGGAGGTCCCCTGCTGCTCGGGCCTTGCCAGGATCGCCCGGGAGGCGGCGGAGGCGGCGAAGAGGGACCTCACCATGGAGATAGTAACCCTTTCGGTGGAGGGGGAGGTGCTTAGCTCCAAGACATTGGAATACCGCTTCGGCGCTTAGGGTGCCCAAAAAATAGCATATGATTTAGAATAATGGCAATTAAGCCATTCAAACGGAGAAGGAGGGGTTTTCATGGAGATGTTCTGCTACCAGTGCGAGCAGGCGGCGGGGGGCAAGGGCTGTTCCGTAATGGGGGTCTGCGGGAAGGATCCCAAGACGGCGGACCTTCAGGACATGCTGGTGAAGGTGCTGTGCGACGTGGGCTCCCTGGCCCATGAGAAGTCCGTCCGGGATCCGGAGGTGGACCTTTTCGTCATAGAGGGGCTCTTCACCACCGTCACCAACGTGGACTTCGACCCGGACCGGGTGGAGTCCTTCATAAGGCGCGGCTTCTCCATCCGCCGGAAGCTGGCGGGGGGACATGCACCGAAGGAGTGGGAGGAGGAAGAGGCCCTGGACCAGCAGGGCCTTGCCCTGAAGGGCTCCAAGCTGGGGCCCAAGAAGGACATGGAGCGTTACGGCGAGACCCTTGGGGGGCTCAAGTGGCTTGTGATATACGGCCTTAAGGGAACCGCCGCCTACGCGGACCACGCCCACGTGCTGGGAGTTCAGGACCAGGAGGTGTTCGCCTTCTTCCACCGGGCGCTCCACCAGGTATCCCGGGAGGACATAACGGTGGATAAGATGCTCTCCTTAAGCCTGGAGGTGGGGAAGGTGAACCTCAAGGTGATGGAGATGCTGGACAAGGCCAACACCGGCGCCTACGGGGACCCGGTGCCCACCAGGGTGCGGATCACCCCGGTCAAGGGCAAGGCCATCCTGGTGTCCGGCCACGACCTCAAGGACCTTTACGAGCTCCTCAAGCAGACCGAGGGGAAGGGGATAAACATCTACACCCACGGCGAGATGCTCCCAGCCCACGGCTACCCGAAGCTCAAGGCCTTCAAGCACCTGGCGGGCAACTACGGCGGAGCCTGGCAGGACCAGCAGAAGGAGTTCGACCAGTTCCCCGGCGCCATACTCATGACCACCAACTGCATCCAGCGCCCCCTTGACTCCTACAAGGACCGGATATTCACCACCGGACTGGTGGCCTGGCCCGGGGTCACCCACGTGGACCGCAAGGACTTCTCCCCGGTGATAGACGCGGCCCTCAAGACCCAGGGATTCCAGGAGGACGGGGAGGACAGAGAGATCCTGGTGGGCTTCGGACACGCCTCCACCCTTGGGGCGGCGCCGAAGGTCATAGAGCTGGTGAAGGCGGGCAAGATAAAGCACTTCTTCCTCATAGGCGGCTGCGACGGCGCCAAGAGCGGGAGGAACTACTACACCGACTTCGCCACCCTGGCGCCAAAGGACACGGTGATCCTCACCTTAGCCTGCGGCAAGTACCGGTTCAACAAGCTGGAGTTCGGCGACATCGAAGGCATACCAAGGCTCCTTGACATGGGGCAGTGCAACGACGCCTACTCCGCCATAAGGGTGGCCCTGGCCCTGGCGGAGGCCTTTAAGACCGACGTTAACTCCCTGCCCCTGTCCCTCATCCTCTCCTGGTACGAGCAGAAGGCGGTGTGCATACTGCTGACCCTCCTGCACCTTGGGATAAAGAACATAAGGCTGGGCCCCTCCCTTCCCGCCTTCCTGTCAGCAGAGGCCCTTCAGGTGCTGGTGGACAACTTCGGCATAAAGCCCATCGGCCAAAGCGCCAGGGAAGACCTTCAGGAGATAGTAGGACACAACGTTTAACCGTCATAACCCTTAAAAGGCTTAAAAGAACGCCTAGGTTGGTCTAAAAGTCCCACGCTACCCGGTCCTACAGGGCACCGGGGAGTTTTATTTTTATATAAAATGTAACAAAGACTTCCTATTTAATATATTTCATGATACACTGCCCCCGTGGGGCACTACAATTAGCTATACATTCTTATGAGGAGAAACTAAATGGCGGACCAATCCTTTCTTGAGCTTCTCCTGGACCGGGAGGGAAACGTGGAAAAGGTGCTTTGGGACCCCGAGGGGGTGACCAGGGACCCAAGGTTCCTCTCCGCCCTTGGGCTTGACCTTAAAGTGTGGGGCCAGGCGGTGGAGGAGTGCCGGTCCCGGCACAAGCCGGTGCAGCGAACCTTCCAGAGGGGGCGGAACCTGCCGTCCCTGCGCTTCCGGTTCAAACCCACGTCCAGGGGTCAGGTGGCGGCCACCGGTACGCTCTTGGCCCCCAGGAGCAAGGAGGTGGAGGGCATGCCCCTGGAGGGGGCGGTGATGGGGTGGGCCCACGACCTCAACAACCTGTTCACCATAATGACACAGTCCATCGACCTCATGGAGAACAAGGCCCTGTCCGGCAGGGACGTATCGGGGGAGATAAAGCGCTTAAGACGTGGGGCGATCAAGGCTCGGAACATCACCGAGTGGGTGGTGCGGCTGCTCAAGGGCTCAAGCATCTTCGAGGCGATGCCCTTCGCCGCCACGCTGGTGCTGGAGGAGATGGCGGACATGCTCTCCGCCTCCGTAAAGGGGGTGTCCCTCAGGCTCAAGGTGGACGACGGCTGCCACCGGGCCATCCTCTTCGGGGTGCCCGAGGACCTGGGAAGGGTGGTCTTCAACTTGACCATAAACGCCGCCCAGGCCATAAAAGACTCCAAGAAGCCCCACGGGACGGTGAGCGTAACCTGCGCCATGGGGCAGTCCAGGAGGGGCCCTGTGCTTCGCATGGAGATAGCCGACGACGGGCCCGGCATGGAGGACCACCAGATAAAGCGCATCCTCTACGAGGGCTCCCAGAACCCAAGGGGGCACGGCATAGGCATATCGGTGGTGAAGGACCTGGTGCGGCAGCTGGGGGGATCCATAGACGCCTCGTCCCGCATAGGCCAGGGCACCAAGTTCCTGGTGGAGCTTCCGGTCATCAAGGAGTGGGGCCACGAGGAGCCTTTAAAGCGCCTTGGCTCCGAACGGATAGGCCTCATGATGCCCAAGCGGCACGCCAAGCTCTACGGAAGCTTCCTGTCCTCCTGGGGCTACCGGGTGTTCGAGATCCCCTCCTGGGAGCACCTGGACCACTACTCGGGGGAGCTGGACCTCTTGATAGCCTGGAAGGACCGGGAGGAGGCCCTAAAGGCCGCCGACGTAAGGACCTTCACCTTCGGGGAGGAGGGCTCCGGGGCGGACTTCACGGTGCCGGTCACCAGGAACGACATGGGGCTCATGCTGACCCGGCTGGACCACAAAGACGGTTTGAAGGACGCGGCCGGGGCGGCTTCGGAGGGCTAGCCATGGGCCCCCTGGCCCTTTACTGGGAGTTCTTCAAGCTGAGCTCCGTCACCTTCGGCGGAGGTCTGGTGCTGGTGGCCATGGGCAGGGAGCGGCTCATATCCTTAAACATCATGACCCCCGACGAGGCCATGGAGATGACCAACCTGGCCTCATCGGTGCCGGGGGCCGTGGCGGTGAACTTCGCCGCCCTGGCGGGACACAAAACCTGGGGCCCCCTGGGGGCCGCGGCGGCGGTTCTTGGGGTGTTGTCCCCGCCGTTCCTTTCGGTGCTGCTCCTGGGTCCCTTTTTCCTCTCGCACCTCTCAAGCCCTTGGCTTAAGGGCTTCGTCAAGGGGGTGCTATGCGCCTCCTCCGCCCTGATCCTACGGGCGGTGATCCAGTCCGCAAGGCACAACCTCGCAGGCCCCTGGGCCCTGGGGGGGCTTTTGGGGTTTCTGGCCCTTTCCATGGCGGGGGCGCCGCCCCTATTGGGGCTTATGATATGCATAGGGGGGTGTTTGGCTTGGCAGGCGCTGAGCTCCTCAAGGCCGCGGCGGCTTTCCTGAAGATAGGCCTCATGGCCTTCGGCGGGGGCATCTCCACGGTGCCCATAATAAAACACGAGCTCATGGCGAAAAACCTGCTGGAGCCAGGGAAGTTCCTGACCCTGCTTGGGCTCTCCCAGGTGACCCCGGGACCTCTTGTGATAAACGGCGCCACCCTGGTGGGGTTCTACAAGGGGGGGCTCTTAGGCGCCGCGCTCTGCACCCTAAGCGCCATATTAGGCCCCCTTGCGCTGCTTTACGCCGCCAAAGGCCTCTTCAAGACGAGGCCCCATCTTGAAAGCCGCTTTGGGAACTCCATAAAGGGCCCGGTCACGGGGCTAATGGTCATGGCTTTCCTCTACATAGCCCGGTCGTCGCTCACGGGCCCCATGGAGTGGGGGCTGTTCCTCTGCTCCCTGCTTCTTGCAAGCCTGGGCCCCCTGAGGAGCAGATACCCGCTGATCGTGATACTATCCGGCGCCATGGGGGCCTTGTTCCTTCGTTGACGCTCCGTCCCGCAGCCACGAAAAAACCCCGCCGCCCCAGCAGGGCCGCGGGG
This window harbors:
- a CDS encoding chromate transporter, with the protein product MGPLALYWEFFKLSSVTFGGGLVLVAMGRERLISLNIMTPDEAMEMTNLASSVPGAVAVNFAALAGHKTWGPLGAAAAVLGVLSPPFLSVLLLGPFFLSHLSSPWLKGFVKGVLCASSALILRAVIQSARHNLAGPWALGGLLGFLALSMAGAPPLLGLMICIGGCLAWQALSSSRPRRLS
- the hcp gene encoding hydroxylamine reductase; the encoded protein is MEMFCYQCEQAAGGKGCSVMGVCGKDPKTADLQDMLVKVLCDVGSLAHEKSVRDPEVDLFVIEGLFTTVTNVDFDPDRVESFIRRGFSIRRKLAGGHAPKEWEEEEALDQQGLALKGSKLGPKKDMERYGETLGGLKWLVIYGLKGTAAYADHAHVLGVQDQEVFAFFHRALHQVSREDITVDKMLSLSLEVGKVNLKVMEMLDKANTGAYGDPVPTRVRITPVKGKAILVSGHDLKDLYELLKQTEGKGINIYTHGEMLPAHGYPKLKAFKHLAGNYGGAWQDQQKEFDQFPGAILMTTNCIQRPLDSYKDRIFTTGLVAWPGVTHVDRKDFSPVIDAALKTQGFQEDGEDREILVGFGHASTLGAAPKVIELVKAGKIKHFFLIGGCDGAKSGRNYYTDFATLAPKDTVILTLACGKYRFNKLEFGDIEGIPRLLDMGQCNDAYSAIRVALALAEAFKTDVNSLPLSLILSWYEQKAVCILLTLLHLGIKNIRLGPSLPAFLSAEALQVLVDNFGIKPIGQSAREDLQEIVGHNV
- a CDS encoding 4Fe-4S binding protein; this translates as MPVRRVIRIDKDKCDGCGLCVSACHEGAIQLVDGKAELVSDSYCDGLGDCIGECPRGAITFEEREALPYDEEAVKARKAEAGGAKAGTLPCGCPGTMARSLGGHEGPSKAPKPNGPSLLRNWPVQLRLVPANAPYLKGAKVLLASDCSAVATRGFQERLLEDRVCLMACPKLDDTSTYVDKLAEIIRGGVQDVRVAIMEVPCCSGLARIAREAAEAAKRDLTMEIVTLSVEGEVLSSKTLEYRFGA
- a CDS encoding Rrf2 family transcriptional regulator — protein: MRDVIRLSEAASLGLHALVLLAKPGVGRLTVKDMAEQMGASVAHLSKVVQQLSKLGFVRSKSGPGGGMELQRHPREVSLLEIYEALEGPYRVGGCPLGREVCPFNRGCIFGGLFENVQDQVTKFLKDTTLEDFWREEKGDQ
- a CDS encoding HAMP domain-containing histidine kinase produces the protein MADQSFLELLLDREGNVEKVLWDPEGVTRDPRFLSALGLDLKVWGQAVEECRSRHKPVQRTFQRGRNLPSLRFRFKPTSRGQVAATGTLLAPRSKEVEGMPLEGAVMGWAHDLNNLFTIMTQSIDLMENKALSGRDVSGEIKRLRRGAIKARNITEWVVRLLKGSSIFEAMPFAATLVLEEMADMLSASVKGVSLRLKVDDGCHRAILFGVPEDLGRVVFNLTINAAQAIKDSKKPHGTVSVTCAMGQSRRGPVLRMEIADDGPGMEDHQIKRILYEGSQNPRGHGIGISVVKDLVRQLGGSIDASSRIGQGTKFLVELPVIKEWGHEEPLKRLGSERIGLMMPKRHAKLYGSFLSSWGYRVFEIPSWEHLDHYSGELDLLIAWKDREEALKAADVRTFTFGEEGSGADFTVPVTRNDMGLMLTRLDHKDGLKDAAGAASEG
- a CDS encoding chromate transporter encodes the protein MAGAELLKAAAAFLKIGLMAFGGGISTVPIIKHELMAKNLLEPGKFLTLLGLSQVTPGPLVINGATLVGFYKGGLLGAALCTLSAILGPLALLYAAKGLFKTRPHLESRFGNSIKGPVTGLMVMAFLYIARSSLTGPMEWGLFLCSLLLASLGPLRSRYPLIVILSGAMGALFLR